A window of the Miscanthus floridulus cultivar M001 chromosome 14, ASM1932011v1, whole genome shotgun sequence genome harbors these coding sequences:
- the LOC136505320 gene encoding uncharacterized protein — translation MALACATHARRFLLSGPARSFHTQPYQAKVGVVEFLNGVGKGVEAHAVKLEEAVGGNLQRLLEARTLRLKKLGIPCKHRKLILSFAHKYRLGLWKPQAEPRKVE, via the exons ATGGCTCTCGCGTGCGCCACCCACGCGCGCCGCTTCCTCCTCTCCGGCCCGGCGAGATCTTTCCACACCCAGCCCTACCAAG CCAAGGTCGGTGTGGTGGAGTTTCTGAACGGCGTCGGCAAGGGGGTGGAGGCGCACGCCGTGAAGCTGGAGGAGGCTGTGGGCGGCAACCTCCAGAGGCTCCTCGAGGCCCGCACGCTGCGACTCAAGAAGCTTGGCATCCCCTGCAAGCAT AGAAAATTGATTTTGAGTTTTGCTCACAAGTACCGTCTTGGTCTCTGGAAGCCCCAAGCAGAACCCAGGAAAGTTGAATAA
- the LOC136505464 gene encoding cytosolic sulfotransferase 18-like, producing the protein MAAQVPSESSKNDGDAKTKTSADESPPETYSDLISTLPVRGGWVMPLVLYQNYWLNPARLKHIIPVKEHYKPRSDDIILATYPKCGTTWLKALSFAITTRNRGRHTFAAAAAADHPPLLITQLHPQELVAHLETPNPAAGDLAAIEKLPAPRLLATHLPLSLLPPAISTCGCRVVYLCRQPKDVSISLWHFGNGMLRGGRTTRSSPVQLDASVSMFCEGISPFGPFWEHYLEYWKESLARPQHILFLKYEEIVSDPVKIVETLAGFFAVPFTEEEKRIGVPEEVVRLCSFEVLSGLESNRSGDVTRGDDLVIGKSMFFRKGKVGDWENHMSKEMSEKVDDVLKDKFKGSGLVF; encoded by the coding sequence ATGGCGGCGCAGGTTCCTTCTGAATCTAGCAAGAATGACGGTGACGCCAAAACCAAAACTTCAGCTGATGAATCTCCACCTGAAACTTACAGCGATCTCATATCCACGTTACCAGTGAGAGGAGGGTGGGTGATGCCACTCGTTCTATACCAGAACTACTGGCTGAATCCTGCTAGGCTCAAGCACATCATCCCCGTCAAAGAACACTACAAGCCTCGTAGCGACGACATCATCCTCGCCACCTACCCGAAATGTGGAACCACTTGGCTGAAAGCCCTCTCTTTCGCCATCACGACCCGAAACCGCGGCCGCCACactttcgccgccgccgctgccgccgaccACCCTCCTCTGCTCATCACCCAGCTGCACCCTCAAGAACTCGTGGCACACCTCGAGACACCGAATCCAGCGGCAGGAGACCTGGCCGCTATCGAGAAGCTGCCCGCCCCAAGGCTTCTTGCTACCCATCTACCCCTTTCCCTGCTCCCGCCAGCCATTTCCACCTGTGGCTGCCGCGTCGTGTACCTTTGCCGGCAGCCCAAGGATGTGTCCATCTCGCTGTGGCACTTTGGGAATGGTATGCTGCGTGGAGGAAGAACAACAAGGTCGTCCCCCGTGCAACTTGACGCCTCGGTGAGCATGTTCTGTGAGGGGATCTCACCTTTTGGGCCCTTTTGGGAGCACTATCTCGAGTACTGGAAGGAGAGCTTGGCGAGGCCTCAGCATATACTTTTCTTGAAGTATGAAGAGATCGTTTCAGACCCAGTGAAAATCGTGGAAACGCTTGCCGGATTCTTTGCTGTCCCGTTCACTGAAGAGGAGAAGAGGATAGGGGTCCCTGAGGAGGTGGTGAGGCTGTGCAGCTTTGAAGTGCTCAGTGGCCTGGAAAGCAATCGGTCTGGAGATGTTACTCGTGGAGACGACCTGGTTATTGGGAAGTCTATGTTCTTCAGGAAAGGCAAGGTGGGGGACTGGGAGAACCACATGAGCAAAGAGATGAGTGAGAAGGTTGATGACGTCTTAAAAGACAAGTTCAAGGGATCCGGTCTCGTATTTTAG